Proteins co-encoded in one Kribbella qitaiheensis genomic window:
- a CDS encoding aldehyde dehydrogenase family protein: MINLVTGDGMDVSKAALTHPDLAGIHFTGSTKTFQSLWATVGQNIAGYKTYPRLVGETGGKDFILAHPSADPAVVKTAMVRGAFEYQGQKCSAASRAYVARSVWAKIRDDIAAETDSLTMGDVADLSNFIGAVIDDRAFAKHKSALDRAQQTDSIEVLAGGTYDDSEGYFVRPTLLVTDDPTDEIFTTEYFGPILAVHVYEDGDYSKVLKQMESAAPYGLTGAVIAQDRHAVAEASEFLRFAAGNFYVNDKPTGAVVGQQPFGGARASGTNDKAGSMWNLIRWASPRSIKETFTPPTDYRYPHQG; the protein is encoded by the coding sequence GTGATCAACCTGGTCACGGGCGACGGCATGGACGTCAGCAAGGCCGCGCTGACCCACCCGGATCTGGCCGGTATCCACTTCACCGGCTCGACCAAGACCTTCCAGAGCCTCTGGGCCACGGTCGGCCAGAACATCGCCGGCTACAAGACCTACCCGCGGCTGGTCGGCGAGACCGGCGGGAAGGACTTCATCCTGGCGCACCCGTCGGCCGACCCGGCCGTGGTGAAGACCGCGATGGTCCGCGGCGCCTTCGAGTACCAGGGCCAGAAGTGCTCGGCCGCCTCACGTGCGTACGTCGCTCGCAGCGTCTGGGCCAAGATCCGCGACGACATCGCGGCCGAGACCGACTCGCTGACGATGGGCGACGTCGCCGACCTGTCGAACTTCATCGGTGCCGTGATCGACGACCGCGCCTTCGCCAAGCACAAGTCGGCGCTCGACCGGGCCCAACAGACCGACTCGATCGAGGTGCTGGCGGGCGGTACGTACGACGACAGCGAGGGGTACTTCGTTCGGCCGACCCTGCTGGTCACCGACGACCCGACCGACGAGATCTTCACCACCGAGTACTTCGGTCCGATCCTGGCCGTGCATGTGTACGAGGACGGCGACTACTCGAAGGTGCTCAAGCAGATGGAAAGCGCCGCGCCGTACGGGCTGACCGGTGCGGTCATCGCGCAGGACCGGCACGCGGTCGCGGAGGCGAGCGAGTTCCTGCGGTTCGCGGCGGGCAACTTCTACGTCAACGACAAGCCGACCGGCGCGGTCGTCGGGCAGCAGCCGTTCGGCGGCGCCCGGGCCAGCGGCACGAACGACAAGGCCGGCTCGATGTGGAACCTGATCCGGTGGGCCAGCCCGCGCTCGATCAAGGAGACCTTCACCCCACCCACCGACTACCGCTACCCCCACCAGGGCTAA
- the rox gene encoding rifampin monooxygenase, with translation MFDVIIAGGGPTGMMLAGELRLHGVNVVVLDREMEPTKQVRALGMHARSIEVLDQRGLVEPFLTIGKTYPVGSFYAGIGAKRPVQLDTTHPYTLGIPQTTTERLLTEHAIALGAEIRRGCEVVGVSQDDEGVTAELADGTQLRSRYLVGCDGGRSTVRKLLGIGFPGEPAHHEWLLGEMEVTMPAEELTAVVTEIRKTNLWVGAGPSGNDDLWRVVVPAEVVAEDRAVPPTLEEMKQQLQRYAGTDFGIHSPRWLSRFGDATRLAERYRVGRVLLAGDSAHVHPPLGGQGLNLGIQDAFNLGWKLAAAVAGWAPEDLLDSYQTERHAVAAEVLENTTVQGELMSTDRGPQAVRRLITELLDIEGVHRFLIEKITGLGIRYDFGAGPELLGRRMRDIELKDGQLYARMHEGRGLLLDQGGRLSVEGWADRVDHVVDVSEELEVPAALLRPDGHVAWVGEDQQDLRTHLTKWFGAAG, from the coding sequence ATGTTCGACGTGATCATTGCCGGTGGCGGGCCGACCGGGATGATGCTGGCCGGGGAGCTCCGGCTGCACGGTGTGAACGTGGTGGTGCTGGACCGGGAGATGGAGCCGACCAAGCAGGTTCGCGCGCTCGGGATGCACGCGCGCAGTATCGAGGTGCTGGACCAGCGTGGTCTGGTCGAGCCGTTCCTCACGATCGGTAAGACGTACCCGGTCGGAAGTTTCTATGCCGGTATCGGCGCCAAGCGGCCGGTTCAGCTGGACACCACGCATCCCTACACCCTCGGTATTCCGCAGACCACGACCGAGCGGCTGCTGACCGAGCACGCGATCGCGCTGGGCGCGGAGATCCGGCGTGGCTGCGAAGTGGTCGGAGTGAGTCAGGACGACGAAGGCGTGACGGCCGAGCTGGCCGACGGCACGCAGTTGCGCTCGCGCTACCTGGTCGGCTGCGACGGCGGTCGCAGTACGGTGCGCAAGCTGCTCGGCATCGGCTTCCCGGGAGAGCCTGCCCACCACGAGTGGCTGCTGGGCGAGATGGAAGTGACCATGCCCGCGGAGGAGCTGACCGCGGTGGTCACCGAGATCCGCAAGACCAACCTGTGGGTCGGCGCGGGGCCGTCGGGCAACGACGATCTGTGGCGCGTCGTCGTACCGGCCGAGGTGGTGGCCGAGGATCGGGCCGTCCCGCCGACGCTGGAGGAGATGAAGCAGCAGTTGCAGCGGTACGCCGGGACCGACTTCGGCATTCATTCACCGCGGTGGCTGTCCCGCTTCGGCGATGCCACCCGGCTGGCCGAGCGCTACCGGGTCGGCAGGGTGCTGCTGGCAGGCGACTCGGCGCACGTTCACCCGCCACTCGGCGGACAGGGCCTGAACCTCGGGATCCAGGACGCGTTCAACCTCGGCTGGAAGCTGGCCGCGGCGGTCGCCGGGTGGGCGCCGGAGGACCTGCTCGACAGCTACCAGACCGAGCGGCACGCGGTGGCTGCCGAAGTACTGGAGAACACCACGGTTCAGGGCGAGCTGATGTCGACCGACCGCGGTCCGCAGGCCGTCCGGCGGTTGATCACCGAGTTGCTGGACATCGAGGGCGTGCACCGGTTCCTGATCGAGAAGATCACCGGACTCGGGATCCGCTACGACTTCGGCGCGGGGCCTGAGCTGCTCGGCCGGCGGATGCGGGACATCGAGCTGAAGGACGGTCAGCTGTACGCACGGATGCACGAGGGCCGTGGACTGTTGCTCGACCAGGGCGGCAGGCTTTCGGTGGAGGGCTGGGCGGACCGGGTCGACCACGTCGTCGATGTCAGCGAGGAGCTGGAGGTGCCCGCCGCGCTGCTGCGGCCGGACGGTCACGTCGCGTGGGTCGGTGAGGATCAGCAGGACCTGCGCACCCACCTCACGAAGTGGTTCGGCGCCGCCGGCTAG
- a CDS encoding alpha/beta fold hydrolase produces the protein MSTVLRRAVLAFLATAMLATSTTAATAVAQATTTAAPSAGFDDWSWKPSAAHPEPLVLLHGLGGNGPGNYSYLGPYLAAKGYCAFTVTYGQANPAIPVGGTASVVQSSAEIEAFIDQVRTSTGAAKVSIVGHSEGGFQSIYGPKVRGYAAKVAKVVALAPPTHGTTFGGLVSVGDYLGLRPLVDQVLRDYGCPACDEIIVGGSAVQKLTAGPIAQPGVKYTVIASRVDLLVTPHETSFIREPGVRNEFVQDTCPLDLVGHVGLAFDPSVAQLVANALDPAHAHSVICAFGPPL, from the coding sequence ATGAGCACAGTCCTCAGGCGAGCCGTTTTGGCCTTCCTGGCCACCGCGATGCTTGCCACCTCAACAACCGCCGCGACCGCCGTCGCCCAGGCAACTACGACAGCCGCGCCCTCGGCCGGCTTCGACGACTGGTCCTGGAAGCCGTCCGCCGCGCATCCGGAACCGCTGGTCCTGCTGCACGGCCTGGGCGGTAATGGTCCCGGTAACTACTCATACCTCGGTCCGTACCTCGCGGCCAAGGGCTACTGTGCGTTCACAGTGACTTACGGTCAGGCAAATCCGGCGATCCCCGTCGGCGGCACGGCGTCCGTGGTCCAGTCCTCCGCCGAGATCGAGGCCTTCATCGACCAGGTCCGTACGTCGACCGGTGCTGCGAAGGTGAGCATCGTCGGGCACTCGGAGGGTGGCTTCCAGAGCATCTACGGGCCGAAGGTCCGCGGGTACGCCGCCAAGGTGGCGAAGGTGGTCGCGCTCGCGCCGCCCACGCACGGTACGACGTTCGGCGGTCTGGTCAGCGTCGGCGACTATCTCGGGCTCCGGCCGCTGGTCGACCAGGTGCTCCGCGACTACGGCTGCCCGGCCTGCGACGAGATCATCGTCGGTGGTTCCGCGGTACAGAAGCTGACGGCCGGCCCGATCGCCCAGCCGGGGGTGAAGTACACGGTGATCGCCTCTCGCGTCGACCTCTTGGTGACGCCGCACGAGACGTCGTTCATCCGTGAGCCGGGGGTCCGTAACGAGTTCGTCCAGGACACCTGCCCACTCGACCTGGTCGGCCACGTCGGCCTCGCTTTCGACCCGAGCGTGGCGCAACTGGTCGCGAACGCACTCGACCCCGCGCACGCCCACTCGGTCATCTGCGCCTTCGGCCCGCCACTCTGA
- a CDS encoding DUF2505 domain-containing protein, with amino-acid sequence MELKMSASYDATPEEVFAIVTDATFREQACEKTKALSYDVKVSESGGDTVVRVQREMPSEDVPDIARKFVGQTLTVVQTETWHPANADGSRNADVKGEIANTPVTLKGTATISSTGGETVQAINLDVKVAVPLIGRKIEPFVVEAIRKGLQKEHELGRDWHEGTN; translated from the coding sequence ATGGAGCTGAAGATGTCGGCGTCGTACGACGCGACCCCTGAGGAAGTATTCGCCATCGTCACCGACGCCACCTTTCGTGAGCAGGCCTGCGAGAAGACCAAGGCGTTGTCGTACGACGTGAAGGTCAGCGAGTCCGGCGGCGACACCGTCGTCCGGGTGCAGCGGGAGATGCCGTCCGAAGACGTGCCCGATATCGCCCGGAAGTTCGTCGGCCAGACGCTGACCGTCGTCCAGACCGAGACCTGGCACCCGGCGAACGCGGACGGTTCCCGCAACGCCGACGTCAAGGGCGAGATCGCCAACACGCCGGTCACGCTCAAGGGCACCGCCACGATCAGCTCCACCGGTGGCGAGACGGTCCAGGCGATCAACCTCGACGTGAAGGTGGCCGTGCCGCTGATCGGCCGCAAGATCGAGCCGTTCGTCGTCGAGGCGATCCGCAAGGGCCTGCAGAAGGAGCACGAGCTCGGCCGCGACTGGCATGAGGGCACGAACTGA
- a CDS encoding Ku protein: MQAIWKGAISFGMVTIPIKVFSATEEKDISFRQVHVADGGRIRYKRVCAECGEEVPYSDIGKGYEMADGRMVVLEPDDFADLPLSSKKVIDVLEFVPADQVDPLYLGKSYYLAADGGPGAKPYVLLRDALEGSELYALVKVALRSRESLGLLRTHDNVLVLQVMLWPDEVRDSSFAAPSEDVEIRKQEKAMAESYIDTLRGEFDPDQYHDEYRTALEQVVEAKAAGVPIPESEEEETEGAEVVDLVAALRASVEAAKARRAGGGTGGGGKGSTEADEKPAAKKAPAKKAAAKKAAAKKTAAKKAAKKSA; encoded by the coding sequence CGTCAGGTGCACGTCGCCGACGGTGGCCGGATCCGGTACAAGCGGGTCTGCGCCGAGTGCGGCGAAGAGGTGCCGTACTCCGATATCGGCAAGGGCTACGAGATGGCCGACGGCCGGATGGTGGTGCTCGAGCCGGACGACTTCGCCGACCTGCCGCTGTCCAGCAAGAAGGTCATCGACGTACTGGAGTTCGTGCCGGCCGACCAGGTCGACCCGCTCTACCTCGGCAAGTCGTACTACCTGGCCGCTGACGGGGGCCCCGGCGCCAAGCCGTACGTGCTGCTCCGGGATGCGCTCGAGGGCTCCGAGCTGTATGCCCTGGTGAAGGTGGCATTGCGGTCGCGCGAGAGCCTCGGTCTGCTCCGGACCCACGACAACGTGCTCGTCCTGCAGGTGATGCTGTGGCCGGACGAGGTCCGCGACTCCTCGTTCGCGGCGCCGTCGGAGGACGTCGAGATCCGCAAGCAGGAGAAGGCGATGGCCGAGTCGTACATCGACACTCTGCGTGGCGAGTTCGACCCGGACCAGTACCACGACGAGTACCGCACCGCGCTGGAACAGGTCGTCGAGGCCAAGGCCGCCGGCGTACCGATCCCCGAATCGGAAGAGGAAGAGACCGAGGGCGCCGAGGTCGTGGACCTGGTCGCGGCACTGCGCGCCTCGGTAGAAGCCGCCAAGGCCCGCCGGGCCGGTGGCGGCACAGGCGGCGGCGGCAAGGGCAGCACCGAAGCGGACGAAAAGCCCGCGGCCAAGAAGGCCCCCGCCAAGAAGGCCGCAGCCAAGAAGGCCGCAGCCAAGAAGACCGCGGCAAAGAAGGCAGCCAAGAAGTCCGCCTGA
- a CDS encoding TetR/AcrR family transcriptional regulator: MGRLIRGLDADERRAERREQLLDTALDLFAANGYINTTIEQICSTAFIGTKSFYEVFENREACYLALLQRTSERLEEEMVAVARQGAGNEKQALPALIAAFAHGLMDDPRVARVTFGIAAGISSTVERQRRTNRRWAGDFLEGIWDRYDGVLPAKQDAADKRMRHAVAIGLVGGLFDLISDWLLDANLKSASELETLIDDMTTFYITVRRGLGTH; encoded by the coding sequence ATGGGGCGACTTATCAGAGGATTGGACGCGGACGAGCGCCGAGCGGAACGCCGCGAGCAACTCCTCGACACCGCGCTCGATCTGTTCGCGGCCAACGGCTACATCAACACGACGATCGAGCAGATCTGCAGTACGGCGTTCATCGGCACCAAGAGCTTCTACGAGGTCTTCGAGAACCGGGAAGCCTGCTATCTCGCCTTGCTGCAGCGCACGTCCGAGCGGCTCGAGGAGGAGATGGTCGCCGTTGCCCGCCAAGGCGCAGGCAACGAGAAGCAGGCGCTGCCCGCTCTCATCGCCGCCTTCGCGCACGGCCTGATGGACGACCCCCGGGTCGCCAGGGTCACCTTCGGCATCGCGGCCGGGATCTCATCCACGGTCGAACGCCAGCGTCGTACCAACCGCCGCTGGGCAGGCGACTTCCTCGAAGGTATCTGGGACCGGTACGACGGGGTTCTGCCGGCCAAACAGGACGCGGCGGACAAGCGGATGCGCCACGCCGTCGCCATCGGCCTGGTAGGCGGCCTCTTCGACCTGATCTCGGACTGGCTCCTGGACGCCAACCTGAAGTCAGCCAGCGAACTCGAAACCCTGATCGACGACATGACAACCTTCTACATCACCGTCCGCCGAGGCCTAGGCACCCACTAA